The nucleotide window CAAGCAGCTTCCTAAGGTCCAATCCGATAAATGAACAACAGATTTTGATTTAGACGTTAAATTGTTCTACATTTAGATATGATGTTCGATATTTAATGATAGGGGAGGTCTATATGAATCCATCAATTTATATACGGCGAAAAGGAGTTGCACTGGTAGAAACAGAGAAGGGGATTCTTCTCGTTTTGGAAAAGCATAAGAAATACTACTCTTTACCGGGAGGTAAGGCGGAGAAGAATGAAACAAGAGAGGATGCCTGTAAGAGAGAACTGGCAGAAGAAACGGGTATGATAGCCCATTCTTCCCGTTACTTTGACGCCTACCTTGGACCCGTTTGGCCCAATAAGAAAATTCGGAACGATGCAAAAGTTTTTGTTGTTGAAGCAACAGGAGATCCCAAACCTATAAGCGAAATTGATACTGTTGCCTGGTGGACACCGCGATGCCATTTGAAACTGAATGATGCGGCTAAGACTCAGATACAAAAATACATGTTAGAGTACAATTAGTTCCAGGTTTTTTAAAATTATCTAATCATCTTGTAAATGCATATATTAAAACAAAATATTTTATTTTATATAAATCTATGCCTCAAATATCTGCCTGATTTTAGATTTATATCTGTTTAGACGGCTGCGATAATCAACAAAACCATGGTACTGAAGAGTTCCGAGAACTACTGCAGAACCTATGCCGGTTTTTTCAGATATCTCCAGAAGATTCCTCTCACTAAAGTAATTAGAATGAGGATGTCCCAGCTTCAATATCTCCTCAATTTTGAGCATATCAGAGGCGATTTTATCGGCTTCTTTTTCTCTATCGAGAGAAGAATGTTCATCCAGATTGTCAAGAATATAAAGACTTTTCTCTTCAGTGAAATGATTCAGTACATGGGCTATCTCATGTGCCATAGTGAACCAGAAATTATCCTCTCTGTCGTAACGGCAGGTATACACAATAACCGGATTTTCACCGCTGTAGAAACAGGCTCCGTCGAGGTAAGTTTTGGACAGATGTTTCTGGTAGAGGAATTTGACTCCTATCTTATGAAGATTCTCCATAATCAGAGTGATTCCTGAAGGAGAGTTTGTATATTGGGAGTAGTTTTTTTGAATTTCTTGTAATCCTCTGTAGTCATAGGGGGAGCATGAAATCTGATTGGAACGGTTTAAAGCAATTTTATACCAGGTAATACTGTAATTCTGTGTGTACACATCATCTTCTTTATTCTGCCTGGCACAATAGTTTTTTTCATCTTTATATTCAGAGAAATCAGGTTTTTTATTTGTATCCCAAATTTCCTGATAGCTTTCCCTATATCCTTCAGCGGTTTTCTCATGTACATCGATCCAGCCATTTTTTTGTATTTCCAGCACGGGCATGTATTGGCGTATTTTCGCTTTGATTCCAGCGGATTGCTCTTTTTTTATCTCCCGGGAAAGGGCGAGGCGATACTGATTTTCAAGGTTCAACCAGAATTCAGGGCTGTTCTCAAAGGCCCGGGAAAAGAGCCTGGCGGTCTCAACTGAAATTCCCTGCTTTCTATTGATAATCTGGTTGATGGACTTCATCGACAGCTCTGTGATATCAGCCAAATCTTCCTGTGTCCAGGACCTCACATCCAGAAAACGTTTTACAATATCTCCCGGAGCTACTATTTGAGCCGGTTTTAATTGATTGATACTGGGCATTTTTATCTCCTTCCCTTCCTGATAAAACCATTAGCTGTAATGGCTGCTGATCTCCTCAATACAGATGATTCCAATGGTTTTTTGCTCGTTTTCCCAATCTATGCTTACTTCCAGGCGATATTTACCGGAAAGGCGCAGAGAGTAGCGGGCTTTTGAATTTACCAGATGTTTAAAATTCAAAGATGGTTCCTTCCAGAGATCATAAATATCTTTGGCTGCTTTGAGTATTTCCACAACCTCAAAAAAACTGGTCAGAACTTGAGGAGGAATTCTGTATTTCTTACTTTTTCCTACTGTATAAAGCTTAAGGAGTTCTTTGTTATAAATAGCAACTTCCACTATTCAATCCTATACTGGATATATTTATGTGTCAATGTAATTTACCTGTATGGTTGTATACATATGTTACATTTAACCAGGTAAGTGTTTTTAGATGTTGATTATATTCTTTTCTCTTTTAGAACTCTGGTGACATTGGTCACATTGACCTGTTTGATTCTTACGAAGGATCGCAGCGGCAGCTGCCGGGGGGCTCCGGCGGCGGGACAGAGCCGGGAATAAGCCGCCCGAAAAGCAGCTATAGCGTAGAGCCAGTCCAGCCTAGAGGGCTGGCGGACCCAAAGAAATATCAATATAGATATTCCTCTCATACTACACTCAAGCCTCAAAGACCTTCATTCTCTGCTGCAGGATGGGCTCCGCGTCCAGGTTCTGCTGGGGGAGGAAGAGGAGGACCACCGGCATGTCCAGGCCTATGATGTATTTTCATTATAGAAAATGAATTTAACAGTTGGGATTGTTTTATCACATCCTCATTTTATGTCCCTCTCTTTGCATATAGTAATATTTCCAGGGAGGACTGATTATGACAGAAGTGTTATCACAAGAAGAAATAGATCAATTATTAACAGCAATATCAACAGGCGATAAGAAACGAGGAAAGTTTATCAGAACGTTTCAGAAGCTGGGTGAGAGAGTCTCCGCCTCTTTTGGAGTTGAAAATAAGGATCTTTTTTTTAAATCCCTGGATAGATTTCAGGCTGCTCATGTCACGGTCGACAAATCCAATATTCAGGAGATTCAAAATAATGTTTCTCTTATGGAACCGGAGGCTATTTTTAAACTGGGATCAATTGAGTTTATAC belongs to Oceanispirochaeta sp. M1 and includes:
- a CDS encoding NUDIX domain-containing protein, which produces MNPSIYIRRKGVALVETEKGILLVLEKHKKYYSLPGGKAEKNETREDACKRELAEETGMIAHSSRYFDAYLGPVWPNKKIRNDAKVFVVEATGDPKPISEIDTVAWWTPRCHLKLNDAAKTQIQKYMLEYN
- a CDS encoding ImmA/IrrE family metallo-endopeptidase encodes the protein MPSINQLKPAQIVAPGDIVKRFLDVRSWTQEDLADITELSMKSINQIINRKQGISVETARLFSRAFENSPEFWLNLENQYRLALSREIKKEQSAGIKAKIRQYMPVLEIQKNGWIDVHEKTAEGYRESYQEIWDTNKKPDFSEYKDEKNYCARQNKEDDVYTQNYSITWYKIALNRSNQISCSPYDYRGLQEIQKNYSQYTNSPSGITLIMENLHKIGVKFLYQKHLSKTYLDGACFYSGENPVIVYTCRYDREDNFWFTMAHEIAHVLNHFTEEKSLYILDNLDEHSSLDREKEADKIASDMLKIEEILKLGHPHSNYFSERNLLEISEKTGIGSAVVLGTLQYHGFVDYRSRLNRYKSKIRQIFEA
- a CDS encoding type II toxin-antitoxin system RelE/ParE family toxin codes for the protein MEVAIYNKELLKLYTVGKSKKYRIPPQVLTSFFEVVEILKAAKDIYDLWKEPSLNFKHLVNSKARYSLRLSGKYRLEVSIDWENEQKTIGIICIEEISSHYS